From Dioscorea cayenensis subsp. rotundata cultivar TDr96_F1 chromosome 13, TDr96_F1_v2_PseudoChromosome.rev07_lg8_w22 25.fasta, whole genome shotgun sequence, the proteins below share one genomic window:
- the LOC120274903 gene encoding L-type lectin-domain containing receptor kinase SIT2-like — protein sequence MVLKIFTWVLLLKLAFSANDGFTYNGFNSANLSLDGLAALSSDGLLKLTNVSKHAQGHAFFSLPLQFKKSPADSVISFSTTFVFAIVPEYPTFGGAGFTFVLSPSKDMSHALPNYFLGLFNMTNNGKPYNHILAVEFDTSHSPEAHDIDNNHVGIDINGLISNQSAPAAFKSDADGQFKNLSLSSGKPIQVWIEYDGIDMQLNVTLSPLWMPKPKGALLSLPINLSSIILDHMYVGFSASTGIAYSYYYILGWSFKMYGEVPELNLSSLPSLPQPLTSFEKSKALSIWLPIFLSILVLVTAAILKLIMMRKKKFSELQEDWELDLGSNRFSYKQLYKATGGFKDKYLLGAGGFGRVYRGVLPASKVEVAVKRISHESRQGVREFVAEIASLGKLRHRNLVQLLGYCRRKGELLLVYEYMPNGSLDNNLFGEGRQALNWGQRFHIIKGVASGLQYFARRLGPSCDS from the coding sequence atggttttgaaaattttcacctGGGTACTCCTTTTGAAGCTAGCATTCTCAGCAAATGATGGTTTTACTTATAATGGATTCAACAGTGCTAACCTCAGTCTGGATGGTCTGGCAGCATTATCATCTGATGGCCTACTGAAACTGACCAATGTTAGCAAGCATGCCCAGGGCCATGCCTTCTTCTCTCTTCCGCTGCAGTTCAAAAAATCCCCTGCTGATAGTGTCATCTCATTCTCTACCACTTTTGTCTTTGCCATTGTACCCGAGTACCCGACATTTGGTGGAGCTGggtttacttttgttctctctCCTTCAAAGGACATGTCCCACGCTTTGCCAAATTATTTCCTTGGCCTCTTCAATATGACCAACAATGGAAAGCCATATAATCATATCTTAGCAGTTGAATTTGACACATCACACAGCCCTGAAGCACATGACATTGACAATAACCATGTTGGCATTGACATCAATGGTTTGATATCTAACCAGTCAGCGCCTGCAGCATTTAAATCTGATGCTGATGGTCAGTTTAAGAATCTAAGCCTTTCAAGTGGGAAGCCAATTCAAGTATGGATAGAATATGATGGTATAGATATGCAGCTTAATGTGACTTTATCTCCTCTCTGGATGCCTAAACCCAAGGGTGCTCTCTTATCTTTACCCATTAATCTCTCTAGCATAATTTTGGACCATATGTATGTGGGTTTCTCTGCGTCAACAGGAATAGCATATTCATACTATTATATTCTTGGTTGGAGCTTTAAGATGTATGGGGAAGTTCCTGAGCTTAATCTATCAAGCCTGCCTTCCCTCCCTCAACCTTTGACATCATTTGAGAAATCAAAGGCTCTATCAATATGGCTACCAATATTTCTTTCAATTCTTGTGCTGGTGACTGCTGCCATTCTGAAGCTAATAATGATGAGGAAGAAAAAGTTCTCAGAGCTACAAGAGGACTGGGAGCTAGATTTGGGTTCGAATAGATTTTCTTATAAGCAACTCTACAAGGCAACAGGAGGTTTTAAGGATAAGTATCTCCTAGGGGCCGGTGGTTTTGGCAGGGTTTATAGGGGAGTATTACCAGCTTCTAAAGTTGAAGTTGCAGTCAAGAGAATCTCCCATGAATCAAGACAAGGTGTGAGGGAGTTTGTGGCAGAGATTGCAAGCCTTGGCAAGCTTCGGCACCGGAACTTGGTTCAGCTGTTGGGGTACTGCAGACGCAAGGGAGAACTACTCTTAGTTTATGAGTACATGCCAAACGGAAGCCTTGATAATAATCTATTTGGTGAAGGCAGGCAAGCTCTTAATTGGGGTCAGAGGTTTCACATAATCAAGGGTGTGGCCTCTGGTCTCCAGTACTTTGCACGAAGACTGGGACCAAGTTGTGATTCATAG
- the LOC120274548 gene encoding L-type lectin-domain containing receptor kinase SIT2-like: MTFWLLRVVLLRLLFAQITVSLAEYEFTFNGFHGANLSIDGITSFSQDGLLQLTNGTRQTKGQAFYPSPFRFKMSQSATARTFSTTFVFAVISQYPNISSYGFTFCISPTKELDGESTHYMGFLNSTNNNVKSNHIIGVEFDSFLTPEFQDINDNHVGIDVHSMTSVSFHTTGYYAGDTNATFQNLSLNSGQAMQVWVEYDGKTSQLNVTLAPFGVPMPDLPLLSSKIDLSKQISEDMYVGFTASEGDILTTHCILGWSFKMDGHASALDLAKLPSLPLSNDNKKKSTAWRIWLPISVPLLLLTAAIIISYVVARRIKFAELREEWEQEYGPHRFSYKELFQATDGFKDKQCLGFGGFGSVYKGVLPTSKTEVAVKRVSHDSRQGIREFVAEIVSLGQLRHRNLVNLLGYCRRKGEMLLVYDFMPNGSLDKYLFRQTTPCLDWKQRFKIIKGVASGLLYLHEEWVKVVIHRDIKAGNVLLDSEFNARLGDFGLARLYNHGTDFQTTHVMGTMGYLAPELARRGKATTSSDVYAFGMFLLEVACGRRPIELKVDGDGEDVFLVEWVLDSWRNGDILCTSDDRLDKQYVVEEMELVLKLGLLCCHPMATSRPSMRQAMQYLNKDFPLPEFTPFSLTADLLGSYAGEGFDEYMISCPSSMAPTTVSLLSEGR, from the coding sequence ATGACATTTTGGCTTCTGAGAGTTGTACTCCTGCGGCTTCTGTTTGCACAGATCACAGTCTCACTGGCAGAGTACGAGTTCACTTTTAATGGTTTCCATGGTGCTAATCTCAGCATTGATGGCATCACAAGCTTCTCGCAGGACGGGCTTTTGCAACTCACCAATGGAACCCGTCAAACCAAGGGCCAGGCCTTCTATCCTTCCCCATTTCGCTTCAAGATGTCTCAATCTGCTACTGCCCGCACCTTCTCCACCACTTTTGTATTCGCAGTCATCTCCCAGTATCCCAATATCAGCAGCTATGGCTTCACCTTCTGCATCTCTCCAACCAAAGAGCTGGATGGAGAGTCAACCCACTATATGGGCTTCCTAAACTCGACAAACAATAATGTCAAATCAAACCACATCATTGGCGTAGAGTTTGATTCTTTCCTAACACCGGAGTTCCAAGACATCAATGACAACCATGTTGGCATTGATGTCCATAGCATGACTTCTGTCAGCTTTCATACGACAGGCTACTATGCAGGTGATACTAATGCAACCTTTCAGAACTTGAGCCTCAACAGTGGCCAGGCAATGCAAGTATGGGTAGAATATGACGGAAAAACATCACAACTCAATGTGACATTAGCTCCATTCGGAGTGCCAATGCCTGACCTCCCTCTCCTTTCATCGAAGATTGATCTCTCCAAACAGATATCAGAGGACATGTATGTAGGCTTCACTGCATCTGAAGGTGATATTCTTACCACCCATTGCATTCTTGGTTGGAGCTTTAAGATGGATGGGCATGCTTCTGCTCTTGATCTTGCCAAATTGCCTTCACTCCCTCTCAGCAATGATAATAAGAAGAAATCCACAGCTTGGAGAATTTGGCTGCCTATATCTGTACCTCTGCTCTTGTTGACAGCAGCCATCATCATCAGTTATGTAGTGGCAAGGAGAATCAAATTTGCGGAGCTGCGTGAGGAATGGGAGCAAGAGTATGGTCCTCACCGTTTCTCATATAAAGAGCTCTTCCAAGCAACAGATGGCTTTAAAGACAAACAGTGTCTTGGGTTTGGAGGCTTTGGCAGTGTCTACAAAGGAGTCCTGCCAACTTCTAAAACAGAAGTTGCAGTAAAACGTGTCTCCCATGATTCAAGGCAGGGAATCAGGGAATTTGTTGCAGAGATTGTCAGCCTCGGCCAGCTCCGGCACCGGAACTTAGTTAATCTATTGGGCTACTGCCGGCGTAAGGGGGAAATGCTCTTAGTATACGACTTCATGCCTAATGGCAGTCTAGACAAGTATCTATTCAGGCAGACAACACCTTGTCTGGACTGGAAACAGAGGTTCAAAATCATCAAAGGAGTGGCTTCAGGACTGCTCTACTTGCATGAGGAATGGGTGAAGGTGGTAATTCACAGAGACATTAAGGCTGGTAATGTGTTGCTGGATAGTGAATTCAATGCAAGACTTGGGGACTTTGGGCTTGCTAGATTATACAATCACGGGACTGATTTTCAGACGACGCATGTCATGGGGACGATGGGGTATCTAGCTCCAGAGCTTGCAAGGAGAGGCAAAGCCACAACAAGCAGTGATGTATATGCATTTGGAATGTTCCTTCTTGAAGTTGCATGTGGCCGGAGACCAATAGAACTGAAAGTAGATGGAGATGGTGAGGATGTGTTTTTAGTTGAGTGGGTGTTGGATAGTTGGAGAAACGGTGACATTCTTTGTACCAGTGATGACAGGCTAGATAAACAGTATGTCGTCGAAGAGATGGAGCTGGTGCTGAAGCTGGGATTGCTCTGTTGCCACCCTATGGCCACTTCCAGGCCAAGCATGAGGCAGGCCATGCAGTATCTTAATAAGGATTTCCCATTACCTGAATTTACACCATTTTCATTGACTGCTGATTTATTGGGCTCATATGCAGGGGAAGGCTTTGATGAGTACATGATATCTTGTCCATCTTCAATGGCTCCTACAACTGTTTCACTTTTATCTGAAGGTCGTTAA